Proteins co-encoded in one Kribbella qitaiheensis genomic window:
- a CDS encoding DUF805 domain-containing protein, translating into MQWYTDVIKKYVVFSGRARRKEFWMFALFNAVISIVLSIIDNAAGLTNSTGNGVLGSIYSLAVLLPSLAVAARRLHDTNRSALWLLLIFAIVIGWIVLLVFYIQEGNAGDNQYGPDPKAAERFGAGGASNVEPGYPTA; encoded by the coding sequence ATGCAGTGGTACACAGATGTCATCAAGAAGTACGTCGTGTTCAGCGGTCGCGCGCGGCGCAAGGAATTCTGGATGTTCGCGCTCTTCAACGCGGTCATCTCGATCGTCCTGAGCATCATCGACAACGCCGCCGGGCTGACGAACAGCACCGGCAATGGCGTCCTCGGCAGCATCTACAGCCTCGCTGTCCTGCTGCCGTCGCTGGCCGTCGCGGCCCGCCGCCTGCACGACACCAACAGGTCGGCGCTCTGGCTGCTGCTGATCTTCGCGATCGTGATCGGCTGGATCGTGCTGCTGGTCTTCTACATCCAAGAGGGCAACGCCGGTGACAACCAGTACGGCCCGGACCCGAAGGCGGCGGAGCGCTTCGGCGCCGGTGGCGCCAGCAACGTGGAGCCGGGTTACCCGACGGCCTGA
- a CDS encoding TldD/PmbA family protein, which yields MPDVDASFLALPRHELADAALQRAKDLGATYAEFRLERIRSESISLRDSVLESAYDDEDLGLAVRVIHDGTWGFAAGVALTTDEAVRVAEQAVNLAQVSRPINTEPIELADEPIYDDVTWVSSYEIDPLSLSRAEKVALLTDYSDRLLNADGVTHVTVQVSSVNECKFYANSEGTSTTQQRVRIGPALQATAVDPETGRFDSMRTLAPPAGRGWEYLTGTGWNWDEELAQLPGWLAEKMAAPSVEAGRYDVVVDPSNLWLTIHESIGHATELDHALGYEANYAGTSFATIDKLNSLTYGSPIMHVTGDRTAENGLSTVGYDDEGVAGQQWDLVKDGILVGYQLDRRMAEVNKDVLGTNRSNGCAYADSAGHVPIQRMANISLQPAADGPSTEELISRVQNGIYIVGDKSWSIDMQRYNFQFTGQRFYKITDGKLDGQLRDVAYQATTTDFWGSMEAVGGPATYVLGGALNCGKAQPPQSGAVSHGCPSALFRDVRILNTTQEAGR from the coding sequence GTGCCCGATGTCGATGCGTCCTTCCTCGCCCTTCCCCGACACGAACTGGCCGACGCGGCCCTGCAACGCGCCAAGGATCTCGGCGCGACGTACGCCGAGTTCCGGCTGGAACGGATCCGGTCCGAGTCGATCTCGTTGCGCGACAGCGTCCTCGAGAGCGCGTACGACGACGAGGATCTCGGGCTCGCCGTCCGGGTGATCCACGACGGCACCTGGGGTTTCGCCGCCGGCGTCGCGCTGACAACAGACGAGGCCGTCCGGGTCGCCGAACAGGCGGTCAACCTGGCCCAGGTGTCGCGCCCGATCAACACCGAGCCGATCGAGCTCGCCGACGAGCCGATCTACGACGACGTCACCTGGGTGTCGAGCTACGAGATCGACCCGCTGAGCCTTTCGCGCGCGGAGAAGGTTGCCCTCCTCACCGACTACAGCGATCGCCTGCTGAACGCCGACGGCGTCACGCACGTCACCGTCCAGGTCTCCTCGGTGAACGAGTGCAAGTTCTACGCGAACTCCGAAGGCACGTCGACGACCCAGCAACGGGTCCGGATCGGCCCGGCGCTGCAGGCTACCGCGGTCGATCCCGAGACCGGCCGGTTCGACTCGATGCGGACCCTCGCGCCGCCGGCCGGGCGCGGCTGGGAGTACCTGACCGGGACCGGCTGGAACTGGGACGAGGAGCTCGCGCAGCTCCCCGGCTGGCTCGCGGAGAAGATGGCCGCGCCGAGTGTCGAGGCCGGCCGGTACGACGTGGTGGTGGATCCGTCGAACCTCTGGCTCACCATTCACGAGTCAATCGGCCACGCGACCGAACTGGACCACGCTCTGGGGTACGAGGCGAACTACGCCGGCACCAGCTTCGCGACGATCGACAAGCTCAACAGCCTCACTTACGGCTCGCCGATCATGCACGTCACGGGCGACCGTACGGCTGAGAACGGCCTGTCGACAGTCGGGTACGACGACGAGGGCGTCGCCGGCCAGCAATGGGATCTCGTCAAGGACGGCATCCTGGTCGGCTACCAACTCGATCGCCGGATGGCCGAGGTGAACAAGGATGTCCTCGGCACCAACCGCTCGAACGGCTGCGCGTACGCCGACTCGGCCGGCCACGTCCCGATCCAGCGGATGGCCAACATCTCCCTGCAGCCCGCGGCCGACGGCCCCTCGACCGAAGAGCTGATCAGCCGGGTGCAGAACGGGATTTACATCGTCGGCGACAAGTCCTGGTCGATCGACATGCAGCGCTACAACTTCCAGTTCACCGGGCAGCGGTTCTACAAGATCACCGACGGCAAGCTCGACGGCCAGCTTCGCGACGTCGCCTACCAGGCGACCACGACCGACTTCTGGGGCTCGATGGAAGCCGTCGGCGGCCCGGCGACGTACGTGCTGGGCGGCGCGCTCAACTGCGGCAAGGCCCAGCCGCCCCAGAGCGGCGCGGTCAGCCACGGTTGCCCGTCCGCACTGTTCCGCGATGTCCGCATCCTCAACACCACGCAGGAGGCCGGCCGGTGA
- a CDS encoding class I SAM-dependent methyltransferase, protein MKTGHIELARAQQDRWQTAYEGNPRLHGAEPSAAARWTVRLFEAAGIDDVLELGAGQGRDALYLARQGFSVHATDFSEAALHQLRLDAQRDGLDDRVTAALHDVRDPLPPADATVNAVYANLLMNMAFSRAELRSLVNEIHRVLRPGGLFVYTVWSTADGCLPKCTEIGDGLFAKDGFAGRFFDLDLIHELAERWELGGADAYEEGPEPRRLWRVTQAKPAPNS, encoded by the coding sequence ATGAAGACTGGACACATCGAGCTCGCAAGGGCTCAGCAAGATCGGTGGCAGACCGCCTACGAGGGCAATCCGCGGCTGCACGGCGCGGAGCCGTCGGCGGCGGCCCGCTGGACAGTCCGGCTGTTCGAGGCCGCCGGCATCGACGACGTACTCGAGCTAGGCGCGGGTCAGGGCCGGGATGCGCTTTACCTTGCCAGGCAGGGATTCAGCGTACACGCCACCGACTTCAGCGAGGCGGCGCTGCACCAGTTGCGGCTGGACGCGCAGCGTGACGGCCTGGACGACCGGGTCACGGCGGCCCTGCATGACGTCCGCGATCCGTTGCCGCCGGCCGACGCGACGGTCAACGCGGTCTACGCGAATCTGCTGATGAACATGGCGTTCTCCCGGGCCGAGCTGCGGTCGCTGGTCAACGAGATCCATCGCGTACTGCGACCGGGCGGGCTGTTCGTCTACACCGTTTGGTCTACCGCCGACGGGTGCCTGCCGAAGTGCACCGAGATCGGCGACGGGCTGTTCGCGAAGGACGGGTTCGCAGGCCGGTTCTTCGACCTCGACCTGATCCACGAGCTGGCCGAGCGGTGGGAGCTGGGCGGCGCCGACGCGTACGAGGAAGGTCCCGAGCCGCGCCGGCTCTGGCGGGTCACCCAGGCGAAACCGGCCCCGAATAGCTGA
- a CDS encoding metallopeptidase TldD-related protein — translation MTTAIQLTPQDTIERALKLAAAEGAQGCVVLVAETSSANLRWANNTLTTNGAMRGSSVTVIATVGAGEGTAAGVVGRSSATDASLGEIVSAAVAAARESGPAEDARPLVDGTVGPGWDDEADETDVSVYESFAPALGEALTRAGKESRWLYGFADHGVTTLYVGSSAGLRLRQTLKRGYVTANGKSSDLSQSAWVGAATRDFTDIDPLAIDAELTRRLSWATRTVSVEAGRHPTVLTPAAVADLMTHMYRKLDGREAHEGRSVFSKPAGGSRIGEALSPQPVRFWSDPMLGGLETFPFVAAQSSGGSQSVFDNGLTLTATDWIRGGKLENLMQSRFTAELTGAPAVTPAIGNYALSVDGATGSVDDLVAGLDHGLLVTCLWYIRIVDPQTLLLTGLTRDGVYLVENGEVTGAVNNFRFNESPVDILARFTKAGATVPSFSREWGDEFSRTATPPLLVPDYNMSSVSQAN, via the coding sequence GTGACGACCGCCATTCAGCTGACCCCACAGGACACGATCGAGCGCGCGCTCAAACTCGCTGCCGCGGAAGGCGCGCAAGGTTGCGTCGTACTGGTTGCCGAGACCTCGAGCGCGAACCTGCGCTGGGCCAACAACACCCTGACCACCAACGGCGCGATGCGCGGTTCCAGCGTGACGGTGATCGCCACGGTCGGAGCAGGTGAGGGTACTGCGGCCGGAGTGGTCGGGCGCTCGTCCGCGACGGATGCCTCGCTCGGCGAGATCGTCTCGGCAGCGGTCGCCGCTGCCCGCGAATCAGGCCCGGCCGAGGACGCCCGCCCGCTCGTCGACGGCACCGTCGGACCGGGCTGGGACGACGAGGCCGACGAGACCGACGTCAGCGTCTACGAAAGCTTCGCCCCCGCCCTCGGTGAGGCACTCACGCGAGCCGGCAAGGAGAGCCGCTGGCTCTACGGCTTCGCCGACCACGGGGTCACCACCCTGTACGTCGGATCGTCGGCGGGGTTGCGTCTTCGCCAGACCCTGAAGCGCGGCTACGTCACCGCCAACGGCAAGTCGAGCGACCTCAGCCAGTCGGCCTGGGTCGGTGCGGCCACGCGCGACTTCACCGACATCGACCCGCTCGCGATCGATGCAGAGCTGACCCGGCGACTCAGCTGGGCCACTCGCACGGTGTCGGTGGAAGCCGGCCGGCACCCGACCGTACTGACACCTGCTGCCGTCGCCGACCTGATGACGCACATGTACCGCAAGCTCGACGGCCGTGAGGCGCACGAGGGCCGCAGCGTCTTCTCCAAGCCCGCTGGAGGTTCCCGGATCGGCGAGGCCCTGTCGCCGCAGCCGGTCAGGTTCTGGTCCGACCCGATGCTGGGCGGTTTGGAGACGTTCCCGTTCGTGGCCGCCCAGTCTTCGGGCGGTTCCCAGAGTGTGTTCGACAACGGGCTCACGCTGACCGCGACCGACTGGATCCGCGGCGGCAAACTGGAGAACCTGATGCAGAGCCGGTTCACGGCCGAGCTGACCGGTGCCCCGGCCGTCACCCCGGCGATCGGCAACTATGCCCTGTCGGTCGACGGCGCGACCGGCTCGGTCGACGACCTGGTCGCGGGCCTGGATCACGGCCTGCTGGTGACGTGTCTGTGGTACATCCGGATCGTGGATCCGCAGACCCTGCTGCTCACCGGGCTGACCCGTGACGGGGTCTACCTGGTCGAGAACGGCGAGGTGACCGGTGCCGTCAACAACTTCCGCTTCAACGAAAGCCCGGTCGACATCCTCGCCCGCTTCACCAAGGCCGGCGCGACCGTCCCGTCGTTCTCCCGCGAGTGGGGTGACGAGTTCTCCCGTACCGCGACACCGCCGCTGCTCGTCCCCGACTACAACATGTCCAGCGTCAGCCAGGCGAACTGA